One window of Phycisphaeraceae bacterium genomic DNA carries:
- a CDS encoding FAD-binding protein, translated as MHLPVIQTPETSRSADSKQDHAALRELTAVVRGEVRLGLHDRMLYATDASLYQVEPLGIVIPADTDDALAAARFCLANRLPILPRGGGTSLAGQCTNHAVVIDLSPNCRRVLVIDEHARTCDVEPGIAIDDLNTLLAPKRLFFAPDPATSRHANIGGCIGNNAAGARSVRYGRTSENLLGASVLLGTGDRLTLYEGAGRSDPVVADLSRRVASIVLAHAEEIRARFPRTIRRNAGYALDMMLDQLERNNNDPLALNLAHLLCGSEGTLALTLGARLRLHPLPIAKGLATIAFDSVDAAIEALMPILATGPSAVELLDDTVIDLALANAEYARYVALMPQPLDGKLRAVLYVEYFADGDGTPRGAQAEIEERFTVLKRRFGAESLRTYTEPDAMMRAWKLRKAGEPLLHGVPGARKPVTFVEDNAVPPERLGEFVREFRRIVESHGTTAAFWAHASVGVLHVRPFINLRDPEDRVAMQAIASEVANLARSLGGVMSGEHGDGRVRGPLLEEFFGPRLMEAFRAIKAVFDPQGLLNPGNIVEPRPLGSIVTNLRIEPAPSEPESDNRRRWEGGAAIVPAVETYFDYTDQHGFDHAVEMCNGAGVCRKKSGGTMCPSYMGTLDERHSTRGRGNALRLAITGQLNAPGTHGAAWDDPETIRTLDLCLSCKACKTECPSNVDIARLKAEYTAQRFKRSGVPLATQILGRARALGRLASMTPWLTNTVNNSRPGRWAINRLLGFDPRRSIPAFDEPLHRVLRRAGVRATPRPTGKRPAVVLFGDCFAMFNEPRIGLAAGRVLTHLGYEVVLADVGCCARPMISLGMLEDAITSVDRTMTRLRPLVDNTAVRAIVVLEPSCLSAMKDDWLKLKVKTPIESRLKLAAKSMLIEDFVEREWESHPKRCEPDPTLKDAALGPVILHGHCHQKALWGVETSSRLLMRLVGPRLRVLDSGCCGMAGAFGYAPERYDLSMKIGELSLLPEVRNAGPDACIAAPGTSCRHQVHDGAGTEARHPIEIVADLICPDTNQPRRSR; from the coding sequence ATGCACCTGCCCGTCATCCAAACACCCGAAACATCCCGCTCCGCTGACTCGAAGCAAGACCACGCCGCGCTCCGCGAATTGACCGCCGTGGTCCGCGGAGAGGTCCGCCTGGGGCTCCACGATCGGATGCTCTACGCGACCGACGCCTCGCTCTACCAGGTCGAGCCGCTCGGCATTGTCATCCCGGCCGATACGGATGACGCACTCGCTGCCGCGCGATTCTGCCTCGCGAACCGGCTCCCGATCCTCCCCCGAGGCGGAGGCACCAGTCTCGCCGGCCAGTGCACCAATCACGCGGTCGTCATCGACCTCTCCCCCAACTGTCGTCGCGTGCTCGTGATCGACGAGCACGCCCGCACCTGCGATGTCGAGCCGGGAATCGCTATCGACGATCTCAACACCCTTCTCGCGCCGAAGCGACTTTTCTTCGCGCCCGATCCCGCCACGAGTCGCCACGCGAACATCGGCGGCTGCATCGGCAACAACGCCGCGGGCGCGCGGTCCGTCAGGTACGGTCGCACCTCGGAGAATCTCCTCGGCGCGAGCGTCCTCCTCGGCACGGGCGACCGTCTCACGCTCTACGAGGGGGCCGGTCGGTCTGATCCCGTCGTCGCCGATCTCTCACGCAGGGTCGCCTCCATCGTCCTCGCCCACGCCGAAGAGATCCGCGCCCGCTTCCCGCGCACGATCCGGCGCAACGCCGGCTACGCGCTCGACATGATGCTCGACCAGCTCGAGCGCAACAACAACGACCCGCTCGCCCTCAATCTCGCCCATCTCCTGTGCGGCAGCGAGGGCACCCTCGCCCTCACGCTCGGCGCTCGGCTCAGACTCCACCCCCTCCCGATCGCAAAGGGGCTGGCGACCATCGCGTTCGATTCGGTCGATGCCGCGATCGAGGCCCTCATGCCGATCCTCGCCACCGGGCCGAGCGCGGTCGAACTCCTCGACGACACGGTGATCGACCTCGCGCTCGCGAACGCCGAGTACGCACGCTACGTCGCGCTGATGCCCCAGCCGCTCGACGGGAAACTCCGCGCCGTGCTCTACGTCGAATACTTCGCGGATGGCGACGGCACGCCCCGCGGCGCGCAGGCCGAGATCGAGGAGCGTTTCACTGTCTTGAAGCGTCGATTCGGAGCGGAATCGCTCCGAACCTACACCGAGCCCGACGCCATGATGCGCGCCTGGAAACTCCGCAAGGCCGGCGAACCCCTGCTGCACGGCGTGCCCGGAGCCCGCAAGCCCGTCACGTTTGTCGAGGACAACGCCGTCCCGCCCGAACGCCTGGGGGAGTTCGTCCGCGAGTTCCGACGCATCGTTGAATCTCACGGCACCACCGCCGCGTTCTGGGCACACGCCTCCGTCGGCGTGCTCCACGTGAGGCCCTTCATCAACCTCCGCGATCCCGAAGACAGGGTCGCCATGCAGGCCATCGCATCCGAGGTCGCCAACCTTGCCCGCTCTCTCGGCGGCGTCATGTCCGGAGAGCACGGCGATGGGCGCGTGCGAGGCCCCCTGCTCGAAGAGTTCTTCGGCCCCCGCCTGATGGAGGCGTTCCGCGCCATCAAGGCCGTCTTCGACCCGCAGGGCCTTCTCAACCCCGGCAACATCGTCGAGCCGCGCCCTCTCGGCTCGATCGTCACGAATCTCAGGATCGAGCCCGCGCCGAGCGAACCAGAATCCGACAATCGCCGCCGCTGGGAGGGTGGCGCAGCGATCGTCCCCGCCGTCGAGACCTACTTCGATTACACCGACCAGCACGGCTTTGACCACGCCGTCGAGATGTGCAACGGTGCCGGCGTCTGCCGCAAAAAATCCGGCGGCACCATGTGCCCCTCGTACATGGGCACACTCGACGAACGCCACTCGACCCGCGGACGAGGCAACGCGCTCCGACTCGCGATCACAGGCCAACTCAACGCCCCCGGCACCCACGGCGCGGCGTGGGACGACCCGGAGACAATCCGCACCCTCGACCTCTGTCTCTCCTGCAAGGCGTGCAAGACCGAGTGCCCCAGCAACGTCGACATCGCCCGGCTCAAGGCCGAGTACACCGCGCAGCGCTTCAAGCGATCCGGCGTGCCGCTCGCGACACAGATCCTCGGACGGGCTCGCGCGCTCGGGCGGCTCGCGTCCATGACCCCCTGGCTCACGAACACCGTCAACAACAGCCGCCCCGGTCGCTGGGCGATCAATCGGCTGCTCGGTTTCGACCCGCGCCGTTCGATCCCCGCCTTCGATGAGCCCCTTCACCGCGTCCTGAGGCGTGCGGGCGTGCGGGCCACGCCGCGCCCGACGGGCAAACGCCCCGCCGTTGTGCTCTTCGGCGACTGCTTCGCGATGTTCAACGAGCCGCGTATCGGCCTCGCAGCGGGGCGTGTGCTCACGCACCTCGGATACGAGGTCGTGCTCGCCGATGTGGGCTGCTGCGCACGCCCCATGATCTCTCTCGGCATGCTCGAAGACGCGATCACATCCGTGGATCGCACCATGACACGCCTCCGCCCGCTCGTCGACAACACCGCGGTCCGTGCCATCGTCGTTCTGGAGCCGTCGTGCCTCTCCGCGATGAAGGACGACTGGCTCAAACTCAAGGTCAAGACGCCCATCGAGTCACGCCTGAAGCTCGCGGCCAAGTCGATGCTCATTGAAGACTTCGTCGAGCGTGAGTGGGAGAGCCACCCCAAGCGGTGCGAGCCCGATCCGACGCTCAAGGACGCGGCCCTTGGTCCCGTCATCCTTCACGGCCACTGCCACCAGAAAGCACTCTGGGGTGTTGAGACCTCATCGCGACTCCTGATGCGTCTCGTCGGCCCACGCCTCCGTGTGCTCGACAGCGGGTGCTGCGGCATGGCCGGCGCGTTCGGCTACGCGCCCGAGCGGTACGACCTCTCCATGAAGATCGGAGAACTCTCGCTCCTGCCCGAGGTTCGCAATGCCGGGCCAGACGCGTGTATCGCCGCGCCGGGAACTTCCTGCCGCCATCAGGTCCACGACGGGGCAGGGACCGAAGCTCGCCACCCGATCGAGATCGTTGCCGATCTGATCTGCCCCGACACGAACCAGCCCCGCCGATCACGCTGA
- a CDS encoding CDGSH iron-sulfur domain-containing protein: MPRLVRFSQTGPIKIDPSTLPLDEQGKPKPIFICACGISEKFPFCDGSHKACRQEDPATLYQYDPATRQPTEIGPDASSA; this comes from the coding sequence ATGCCACGACTTGTCCGCTTCAGCCAGACCGGCCCAATCAAGATCGACCCATCTACGCTCCCGCTCGATGAGCAGGGGAAGCCGAAACCGATCTTCATCTGTGCGTGCGGGATCAGCGAGAAGTTCCCGTTCTGCGACGGATCGCACAAGGCATGTCGCCAGGAAGATCCGGCGACGCTGTATCAATACGACCCCGCGACGCGACAGCCCACCGAGATCGGACCCGACGCATCGTCAGCGTGA
- a CDS encoding AAA family ATPase gives MHDAIERLRRNIGTVFLGNPGAIDAAICCLLARGHLLIEDVPGVGKTILASAIARSVECSFSRIQLTPDMMPTDVLGVSIYEKDSGQFVFKPGAIFANIVLADEINRTTPRTQTALLEAMNEGSVSVDGRALTLDQPFMVIATQNPYEFEGTYLLPENQLDRFLMRIDVGYPSPADEARVIELRPASTPLHDLRPIMHKEDVIRLQQAVDAVRLDRTLVDYIVSLANATRRHEAAQVGLSPRGSLALAQAARAAALIDGRDYVIPEDITSNIFRVCAHRVIPRAAVAETEGHASRRILEDSIRAVASPL, from the coding sequence ATGCACGATGCCATCGAACGTTTGAGACGGAACATCGGGACGGTCTTTCTGGGGAATCCCGGGGCGATCGATGCCGCGATCTGCTGCCTCTTGGCACGCGGGCATCTGCTGATCGAGGACGTGCCGGGGGTCGGGAAGACGATTCTGGCGAGCGCGATCGCGAGATCGGTCGAGTGCTCATTCAGCCGCATTCAGTTGACACCCGACATGATGCCGACGGATGTGCTGGGCGTCTCGATATACGAGAAGGACTCGGGTCAGTTCGTGTTCAAGCCGGGAGCGATCTTTGCGAACATCGTTCTTGCCGACGAGATCAACCGGACGACGCCTCGGACGCAGACGGCGTTGCTGGAAGCGATGAACGAGGGGAGCGTCTCTGTCGATGGTCGAGCGCTCACGCTGGACCAGCCGTTCATGGTCATTGCCACGCAGAATCCGTATGAGTTCGAGGGAACCTATCTGCTGCCTGAGAACCAGTTGGACCGGTTCCTGATGCGGATCGACGTCGGATACCCCTCCCCGGCCGACGAGGCACGGGTCATCGAGCTGCGTCCGGCCTCGACGCCGCTGCACGACCTCAGGCCGATCATGCACAAAGAGGATGTCATCCGGCTTCAGCAGGCGGTCGATGCGGTGCGGCTTGACCGGACGCTGGTTGACTACATCGTCTCGCTCGCGAACGCGACACGACGCCACGAGGCGGCCCAGGTGGGGCTCTCGCCCCGCGGCTCGCTCGCGCTGGCTCAGGCGGCACGGGCGGCGGCGTTGATCGATGGACGCGACTATGTGATCCCGGAAGACATCACGTCGAACATCTTCCGCGTCTGCGCCCATCGCGTGATCCCGAGGGCGGCGGTCGCGGAGACCGAGGGTCATGCCTCTCGTCGCATACTTGAGGACTCGATCCGGGCTGTCGCTTCGCCGCTCTGA
- a CDS encoding metallopeptidase family protein, with amino-acid sequence MSPAERERFDRLVEEVIRALPASVRRALDEVPIVVLDKPTPDLLEGIEDPEVIQDPESLCGLHTGHSITDRSIEQSGELPSQIHLFRIGIVSLAGGWESPDSNAAVAEEIRVTILHELGHEMGLDEDDLYDLGYD; translated from the coding sequence ATGAGCCCCGCGGAGCGTGAAAGGTTCGATCGTCTCGTCGAAGAGGTCATCCGTGCCCTTCCCGCCTCGGTTCGGCGCGCTCTTGACGAGGTGCCGATCGTGGTCCTCGACAAGCCCACCCCGGATCTTCTTGAAGGAATCGAGGATCCCGAAGTCATACAAGATCCTGAATCACTCTGTGGGCTCCACACCGGTCACTCCATCACGGATCGGTCCATCGAGCAATCCGGCGAGCTACCCAGCCAGATCCATCTCTTCAGGATCGGCATCGTCTCGCTGGCGGGGGGGTGGGAGAGCCCCGATTCGAATGCAGCCGTCGCAGAGGAGATCCGCGTGACGATTCTGCACGAACTCGGTCACGAGATGGGGCTCGACGAGGACGATCTCTACGATCTGGGGTATGACTGA
- the sppA gene encoding signal peptide peptidase SppA yields the protein MSAARFISVTLSTFLLAGAALAADKVGVAMVEIKGKPADAPSPLAWLMGGDGEPTTRQLVEGIRAMAKDPRINACVIRLKDAELGFTQAQEIGEAISALSKAGKKVHVFAEAYGNVELVLASFGDEVIVQSGGPVALSGMYMEEMYLADSLSWIGVKPELIQVGDYKGANEQMTRNAPSPQWDQNIDQLLDGMYGAMRSTLITNRNLTDAQLDAAMSSIWLSLPEDQIASGLIDSVVDLATIDEHLATRLGGQVQWIDAKIGAGKSSIDVSNPFAILGMLSKTPSNTPTGPAIGVVHITGPIVDGDSSFGGLFGEQSVGSRTIRNALEKARDEKLVKGVVLRIDSPGGSAIASEVIWQGVKRVAEKKPVWVSVGSMAASGGYYIAVAGDRIYMNPSSIVGSIGVVGGKLSMGELYDTLKVRVVSRGRGPGSDVFSSSKPWDDATRDLVRSKMKETYDIFLSRVTAGRKGIDVSKTAEGRLFTAERAVQLAMADEIGSLSEAISDMAASLGIDRYEIVDYPGPMGFDEFIESAFGGLVRSPSAAVGGAITINPMLEMARTIIGPRAWPAVRDAAASLSQLRREPVILSMPRAVIVR from the coding sequence ATGTCCGCAGCACGATTCATCAGCGTCACGCTCTCAACCTTCCTTCTGGCAGGAGCCGCGCTCGCCGCAGACAAGGTCGGCGTCGCGATGGTCGAGATCAAGGGCAAGCCCGCCGATGCTCCCTCGCCGCTCGCCTGGCTGATGGGTGGAGACGGAGAGCCGACAACCCGACAACTCGTCGAGGGGATCCGTGCCATGGCCAAGGATCCCAGGATCAACGCCTGTGTGATCCGGCTCAAGGACGCCGAGCTCGGCTTCACCCAGGCCCAGGAGATCGGCGAAGCGATCTCTGCCCTGAGCAAGGCCGGGAAGAAGGTCCACGTCTTCGCCGAGGCATACGGCAATGTCGAACTGGTGCTCGCATCATTCGGCGACGAAGTGATCGTCCAGTCCGGCGGACCCGTCGCCCTTTCCGGCATGTACATGGAAGAGATGTACCTTGCGGACTCGCTCTCATGGATCGGTGTCAAGCCAGAACTCATCCAAGTCGGAGACTATAAGGGTGCGAACGAACAGATGACTCGCAACGCGCCCAGCCCTCAGTGGGACCAGAACATCGACCAGCTGCTCGATGGCATGTACGGCGCGATGCGCTCCACGCTCATCACCAACCGCAATCTGACCGACGCCCAGCTCGACGCCGCGATGTCCTCGATCTGGCTCTCGCTTCCCGAAGATCAGATCGCTTCGGGCCTCATCGACTCAGTCGTCGATCTCGCAACCATCGACGAGCACCTAGCTACTCGTCTCGGCGGGCAGGTCCAGTGGATCGACGCCAAGATCGGAGCCGGCAAGAGCAGCATCGACGTGAGCAATCCCTTCGCGATTCTCGGGATGCTCTCCAAGACGCCGAGCAACACGCCCACAGGCCCGGCCATCGGCGTCGTGCATATCACGGGGCCGATCGTTGACGGCGACTCCTCGTTCGGCGGGCTCTTCGGCGAGCAGAGCGTCGGCAGCCGAACGATCCGAAACGCGCTCGAGAAAGCCCGAGATGAGAAACTCGTCAAGGGCGTCGTGCTCAGAATCGACTCGCCCGGCGGCTCGGCAATCGCCAGCGAGGTGATCTGGCAGGGCGTCAAAAGGGTTGCCGAGAAAAAGCCCGTCTGGGTCAGCGTGGGTTCCATGGCCGCTTCCGGAGGTTACTACATCGCCGTCGCCGGCGACCGGATCTACATGAACCCATCAAGCATCGTCGGCTCGATCGGCGTGGTCGGAGGTAAACTCTCAATGGGTGAGCTCTACGACACGCTCAAGGTCCGCGTGGTCTCCCGAGGAAGAGGCCCTGGCTCAGACGTCTTCAGTTCCTCCAAACCCTGGGACGACGCGACACGCGATCTCGTTCGGTCCAAGATGAAGGAGACCTACGACATCTTCCTCTCAAGGGTGACCGCTGGCCGAAAGGGCATCGATGTCTCGAAGACGGCCGAGGGGCGGCTCTTCACGGCAGAAAGGGCCGTGCAACTCGCGATGGCCGATGAGATCGGCTCCCTCAGCGAAGCAATCTCGGATATGGCCGCATCGCTCGGTATTGATCGGTATGAGATCGTCGATTACCCCGGACCTATGGGATTCGACGAGTTCATTGAGTCCGCCTTCGGCGGGCTGGTCCGCTCACCCTCGGCCGCTGTCGGCGGAGCCATCACGATCAATCCCATGCTCGAGATGGCAAGGACAATCATCGGACCAAGGGCGTGGCCCGCCGTGCGTGACGCAGCGGCTTCGCTGTCCCAACTCCGTCGAGAGCCGGTGATCCTCTCGATGCCGAGAGCTGTCATCGTGAGGTGA
- the frr gene encoding ribosome recycling factor, with the protein MTDPDTILLEAEETMTKAVDYLKHELRGIRTGRATPALVEYLKVDYYGSPTDLKALASITTPEPTQILIKPFDVGAVSDIKRAIETSGIGMNPIVESKQIRISVPPLSRDRRQQLVTHCKKMGEEQKVALRNVRRDANKHADGLKGSGKISEDEIETLKTEIQDLLKKFEAEVDRHVEDKSKEVMEL; encoded by the coding sequence ATGACTGATCCGGACACCATTCTCCTTGAAGCCGAAGAGACGATGACCAAGGCGGTCGATTATCTGAAGCATGAGTTGAGGGGCATCCGCACCGGGCGCGCGACACCGGCGCTTGTCGAGTACCTGAAGGTGGACTATTACGGCTCGCCGACGGACCTGAAGGCATTGGCATCGATCACGACGCCCGAGCCGACGCAGATCCTGATCAAGCCGTTCGATGTCGGTGCGGTTTCGGACATCAAGCGAGCGATCGAGACCTCGGGCATCGGGATGAACCCGATCGTCGAGTCGAAGCAGATCAGGATCAGCGTGCCGCCGCTCTCGCGTGACCGACGCCAGCAACTCGTCACCCACTGCAAGAAAATGGGCGAGGAGCAGAAAGTTGCCCTGCGGAATGTCCGGCGCGATGCGAACAAGCACGCGGACGGACTGAAGGGAAGCGGGAAGATCTCTGAGGATGAGATCGAGACGCTGAAGACCGAGATTCAGGACCTGCTCAAGAAGTTTGAGGCCGAGGTAGACCGGCACGTTGAGGACAAGAGCAAGGAAGTCATGGAGCTCTGA
- the pyrH gene encoding UMP kinase: protein MSPTTARRPYKRVLLKLSGESFCAPGGFGIDPAELGVIAGEVRDASRLGVQLSVVVGGGNIIRGAELAASGHIHQATADYMGMLGTVINALALKEKLVSMDVECRVLSALEVRSVAEPFIRGRAVRHLEKGRVVILAAGTGNPFFTTDTCAALRATELECEVLLKATKVDGVYTADPKRDPSATRYESVTFAEAISKRLGVMDMTALAMCQERHIPVLVFDFKKSGNISRVIQGESIGTLVHNG, encoded by the coding sequence ATGAGCCCCACCACGGCACGGCGTCCTTACAAGCGTGTACTGCTCAAACTCAGCGGCGAGTCTTTCTGTGCTCCGGGCGGTTTCGGGATCGACCCAGCGGAGTTGGGCGTGATCGCGGGCGAGGTGAGGGACGCCTCGCGGCTGGGGGTTCAGCTCTCGGTTGTGGTCGGGGGCGGGAACATTATCCGTGGCGCGGAGCTCGCGGCCTCGGGGCATATCCACCAGGCCACTGCGGACTACATGGGGATGCTGGGTACGGTGATCAACGCGCTGGCTTTGAAGGAGAAGCTGGTATCGATGGACGTGGAGTGCCGCGTGCTTTCGGCTCTGGAGGTCCGCTCGGTGGCGGAGCCGTTTATCCGCGGTCGAGCGGTGCGTCACCTTGAGAAGGGGCGTGTGGTGATTCTCGCGGCGGGAACGGGTAATCCGTTTTTCACGACGGACACGTGTGCCGCACTCCGCGCGACCGAGTTGGAGTGCGAGGTTCTGCTGAAGGCGACGAAGGTTGACGGGGTGTATACCGCGGACCCGAAGCGTGATCCGAGTGCGACCCGGTACGAATCCGTCACTTTCGCTGAGGCGATCAGCAAGCGTCTGGGCGTGATGGACATGACCGCGCTCGCTATGTGCCAGGAGCGGCACATTCCGGTGCTTGTCTTTGACTTCAAGAAGTCCGGGAACATTTCTCGCGTGATCCAGGGGGAGTCTATCGGGACATTGGTCCACAACGGCTGA